CGAGGTCTGTTACAGTAGCATTTAGCAACTCTGTGATGCCCCAAAACGCGGGCTCTTAATTTCATTATATTATTCCTATAATACAGCTTCTTCCTGTACAGCTCCAAGCTGACTTAGTTAAATAGTCCTGACTAATTTTGTTCTAGCATACCAAGGAGCCACTCCAAAATAAGCTTCTGCACAAGAGGTCCTCTAGTTCACACTCTGGTCTGATAGTCACAATACTACTCTGACAGTAAACAGCCCAACTGGATACTGATGCATATCAACCAATGACAGCTAAAATACATTAGCTATAtctttatatacatacatacatacatacatatatatatatatgcactctcacagggaagttTTTACATAAACAAGGTTCAACATCATAGAAGgcatctggaaaataaataccttCCAACTTGATGGGCAGAGGGTCAAAAGAACAGACAACTGGCCTGgcggttttctctttctgtctttattGCAGTGTGATGAATGAATCTGTGGTTTAATCGTAACTCAATATCCCCTAAAGTGCTTAGGAAAAGCCCGTatataaaaaccccaaagtctACTCAAGCCTATCAACAGCCGAGCCTGAAGTATCTGGAAAATACTTAAATGCACAAGTTTTCTAGTACTTACACACAGCTTCTGCCATCATCAAGCACCACAACTGAACTCTAACAATTAGCTACAAAAATCTacttttcagaagagaaaagtcTCCAGTGTTCAGCTGGAATCTGCCAATGTGCTGTGCTTCACAAGTATCTTTGTGAGCCACACCTGGGTTTCCCGTTGTCTCTTTTTTCAAAAAGCCTTGTGTTTTGCACACCTGCCTTGTTCAGGCTGGGCTCCTCTCTGTGCCCAAGTGCTGTTCTCCTGCCTTCTGGGAATACCTCTGGCAGGTGCTTGCCTTGACATTTAAAGAGAACTAACCAGAATTATCTACAATCCTTCCAGGGGTGGCGCTTAATTCTGTACGGGCCTAAGCTGTCACAGGGctgaaaaatctaaattataATATGATCATTCAGGACATTTAAAGGATACATTTACCACTTTCTGACATATGTACCATGTATATGGAAATTCACTCATCCTGTCCAGTGAACCAAACTTTTCTCAGTGGCATGCACTGGTAAAACAGCAGCTCATTATTACACTAAAGTAAGTATCACAGATGTAGAAGTGACATTTGCAAAGTTCACAGAAGatgaaaactgttttgaaaaggTTTGATGGAAAGCCTcaaaaagtataatttttattCCCACAAATGTTGGGGAGGTGGGAGGAATTCATTTTAGTAACTTTAATCCTTTGGTCCTTTTCCATAAGAGCTCATCTTCCAGAAAGCTCAGTTCAGgatttgggaatttttcctctctaacAACAGACTGAAATTAGTTTGAACCCAAGGGCAACTTCTTTAATATCTGTCCAGCACACATTTGACCTTCTCTTCTATGAAAACCCTGAGAGTTTTTCTCTCCTGAACAGAATGTGAAGTTTAAGCTGGATTGCATCTTCCAGTTGTCAAGGTTtatgaaagaaatatgaaaatgaaaagtgacTCACCTCACAATTAACAAGGAAAGAACCTGAAGCTCCAAATCAAAGCATCAGACAGCTACAATATTTAGCATTTAGAGTGCTCTTCCCACAGACTGATCCAGTGGCACTTTTCAGGTCTGTGTGGAAATTGCTACAGCAGTTTCATGATATCTTTACAAAAGAATTTTGGATAGATgataaattttgcattttaattaaagaaagcagaagagttGAAGTCAGCAGAATGATACTGCTTGATCTAATTTAAGGTAATGCTGCACTCAAAGCCTCCATCACACACAGATTGCACTGGCTTACTGACAGTATTATTTCGTATTGATTTTGTCAGACTTGCAACTTTTTCACTGACAGTTTAACAACCCTGCTCAGTTGAGGGTTTTCAGTGCACAAGGTCAGCAATCAGATTATCTACTATTAATTCATACTGATAGAAAATATCTCACTGAAGATATATATCAGGTCTTCTGAAACTCAAAGATCAATACATGATGTTAGCTTGTAGATTTAGTCTTTTAGAGGATATTGAAATTGTTTAGGatgtattttcaggaaaataaagtgaTAAGTagtaaaaaattctgaaaaccTCAAGATTTGTGTCAGAAAATGGCTATCTAGGGAAAACAAGCTATTGCTAAGCAGTTTCTCATCTTTTTAGAACAGGAGGCATTTTTAAACCTCTTATTTCATCAAACATTGGAATGGATTTTAAATTTATAGCAAAGTCAGGCCATTTTTGTATGGTGGAAGCAGTGTACTGTATGTTTCCTATGAAAATTTGCAACATGACAATGGATTAAACCTGTGTATATGAATAGCTGAGATGCAGTAATTTTAAGAAGCCACAGATCCTGCAGTAGAAATCAAgtttttgtattgttttaattaaaaatcattctCACTGCACCTACTGATATCTgtgcatttctgaaaagcagatcTTAGTAACAAGAGGTAGAAGCCATGAAGGGACAAGGGACAGTTGAGTATTGGGCTGAAAGCAGCAAACTAAATAAGATAAGATGATACTTCGTTTAGATGTATGATTGTACCTGGTTTAGATATAATACTATGCTTCCAGTTTAGAATATAATACTGGTTTAGATATAATACTAAATGTTGAAGCATAATCTCTGTGACATTTCAATTTTAAAGCACAGACAAGTTTACAGTAGAGTCTACTATTCCAGACTTGACTAAATGCTAACCACTATGGCTTTGCACAATGCAGTGGATTAAGAGGGGTCATCCTCTGCAaatttttgttaaattaaaacTTACCAAGTATTTATTGCAAGAGGGGAAAGGAGGCACCAGGACCAAGTCATTCAGTCATTCGAACAAAAAAGTTACCTGAGTACTCACAAGATCAtaggtaaaataatttttaattattaaaaaagcCTAGAACATCAAAACATCTGAATCTCACTAATCTGTGAGATTAAACAAATCACAGTCATTAAActaaaacaacagcaaaaaagccCTTCATTCAAATTTCTATTCTAATTTCAAATTCTATTCCAGAAAATTTGTGtcttttaaaatggaatattcATTAAACAGTGAGCTTCATCTAGAGCTGAGTCTATCCCACAGGAATGGATTTTGTTTCTCAGCTGATGTAATGactaatttatttaattttttaactgtttttataTTCCCCCACATTTACACAGGCAGACACACATGCTTGCTTCACGTTTTGTGGTGAAGGCCAAGACATTGGATATTATGCATCAATACACAAGACACATGTAtttggaattttgttttttgtgggattGCTTCTAAAATTAACTTCTAATAGCATCCAGACAAATTTCTCTCTGAATTTGCAGTAtttccagagagcagcagcactccaATGACTTCAACTTGTTTCTCTCCACccactccctgggcagcagggtATTTCCAGGCTCAACAAAAGGCAAAGGGCTGGCTCCGGGAGGACTCACCTAGCTCACCCGCTGCATTCCGACCTCCAACTGCATACAAATGTCCTTTGAGGGCACTTAGGTGGAAGAAGGTTCGTTTCTCGTTTAAAGATGCCACTTGCATCCACTTGTTGTAGCGAGGATCAAACCTGAAGACAGTGTCGACCGCCGTCTTTCCCTTCGTGTCATAATTGCTCTGGCCCCCCACCACGTACAGGAAGTTCCCGATCACGGCGATGCCATGCTGGTACCTCGGCGCATCCATGGGAGCCAAGGATTTCCACTCGTGGGCCTTCTCGTCGTACATCCGGAGCTCCTTGCTGACCACCAGCTGCTGCCGGAGCACTCCTCCCAAGGTCACCAGGTGCGTGCTGTCCGAGCGGATGGCCGTCCGCTCTGACTGCATCACTGGCTGCATGTACGGCATCATTTGGTAATTGCTGGCCTCCAGAAGCAGGTTGACACAGGTGTTGTCAGTTCTCATGAAGTCCACCGTCTGAACGTAGTTAATAAGATCCTGGGGTGTCATCAGGGGGAACCTGATGTTCTTCATGAGCTTTGCAGCGTACTCCATGCGAGGTTCCTCATAGCGCAGCCAGCGACATGCCGCCTTGAAGAGTTCAAGTTCAGTGCAGTGCTTAAGGCTATTACTTGAAAGCACGAAGGCAAGACGTTCAAAGGGGAGTTTCACAAATTCACCAGTACTTAATAATGCAGGGAAGTTCTTCAGGATGAAATTATTAACATATTTATCCACTTCCGTGAGATTGTATGTGTTGGCAATTCGCCCAACCTCTACACAGTTTTCCAATGAAACCTATTaagtaaacagaaaaaggaatgaaaccACTTTCTTAATTTGGTGTCTACATtataatgtaaaattaatgAATACTCTAGAATCAGCAATATTTTAGCATTTTGCAATGCTCAAGGTGATCTACACATGAGCAAATATTCAGTGCAGCATATATATTCATGACTGCAAGGGGAGATCCAATTTATTCcttattttgaagaaagaaatgagacaaGGAACAAGCAGATGGCATATATTATGTCAAATACCTTATACAATGATGAGGCATAGCAGTTATATAGCACTTCATCTTTGAAAAGCTCTGAAAACATCTTTGCAAGAAATACATGTAGAAAATAAAGTTAAGGGAGATGTGATCATCCCAAGGTTAcatagagtaaaaaaaaagccttaccATTAGACGTTTTCTGACATTATTAAAATTGTATGGacataataaaacaaaagagaatgGCACAGCTAACCCCTGCATGCCACATATTTTGGACATCTTGTATTTACAGTATTCAATCTTATTAATAAATtccttccaaaacaaacaaaaatggaTCTTTAATAAATCAAAGCCGTATTCCTACAGACTGTTCAAAAGTAAATACATGTCAAAAATAAGACAAAGGTTGTGATTTTAACttatacataatttttttgaagaaagaaCTTATGAagatttccattaaaaatactCACCTCATTAAATGCTTTAGCAGTATGGATCACACCCTAATTTATCTCAGTATTTGAGTGACTGTATCTTGGTAATCATCTGTTTTACACTGTAGCTGCGTCTACCTTTTTATATCTTCGGCTCCTGAATTTCTAAGGTCACTTGGGATCCAAGgcacagggaggaagaaacatGCCGGGTATGGGGCACAACTCCTAGTGGGTTTTCAGTGAGCCCAGTCAGTTCATTTCACAAAGCTGTCTGGTACATGTGCCCAGCAAGTCACTCAAATACTTCTTGCTGAGAATTGCAGCTTTTTTGCATTCAAACCTTATTCCAATCCAAGCTTATTTTACACATATTCTAGTCTCTGTGCATGTCAGTCCTACTCAGTGTCAACCATCTCCACAACTTTGTGATTCTCATTACATTTGTAATGCCAAAAGAATTTAAGCTTATGAATCTCAcggttattttaaaaaagattataAAGACTGAGGACTATGACCCAACTGGAGCCTAAGCATTCAAAAACCTTCAAACGACCTTCTGGTCATGACATAGATTAGAAGATTTTAGTACTGTATAACTCAATCTGATCATTGTCCTTTAATACCAGACAATTCAAATGCCTAATGAGTACAGGAATAGGAGATTTTCTTAAGTAACTAGAAACTGATCTAACTTGACCTAGAGTTAAGATCTACAGTCATCCAAAGTCTTCATTCACACATCCTGAAATGCATACAGATCCTGTAATCAGGTCCTATCTATAAAGTGAATGTGCAGCAGACTACCAGGAGTTctattatgaaaatatttgtgttttatacacatggaaataatttttgtattaCAAGAGAGATCACACTGTTTATATCAAAATATAATTACGCCAACTAGCAACAGCCTGTAAAATAATCTCTGGCTGGTTTGAGGACCAAAATATTATCTGACTGGGCAATcaaacaggttgcccagagaagctgtggctgctccatcactgaagtgttcaaggccaggctgcatggggttctgagcaacctggtctagtggaagctCCCTGTCCAgcagggggctggaactggatgatctttaagctCCCTTCTGACCCAggctattctatgattctaattTCTGTACATTTCCTTTTAGGtattttaatttacataaaTCAATTGCATAATGGAAATAACAGCATACCATAAATTGAGTAAATTAAACAGAACATTCTTActtctaaaatttctttcaagGTGTATGACAAAATAAAGCAACTGAAAAATCACCCCTTAACAAACAGCTGACTTGCAGTATACCACAAATCTTAACTCTTGCTCtatatttactgtatttaaaaatcagtttggaATACATTGACTGACATCAAACTAGAGAGATTCAGTACTTCCTCCACATCAAAGGCAGGCAGGTATTATTGCATATAGGAAAGGCATGCTTGAACTTAAAAGATCAAAGCAAAACCTGTACAGTTTTTGTACAGGTTCTGTACGACTGGCACATGTTCAGGATGCAATTGAGTACTTGGAGCTATTGCTGACTGGCTGCCACTTATCAAGTGCCCAAAGCGCATCAAGTTATGTATTACCATAATTATGTTACACTGTAAATCTATGCAACTGAACATATTCCTGGACTTCTTCTGTTTGAGAAATTTATTGACACATTACACACTGTTAATGACTGATGAACACAACATCAGCAGTTTCCACTCAACCCCTGATTCTCAGAAAATTTACTTTATTCTGCCTTTGTTAATCCACTGGGACTCTAATGCACTtagagttgggtttttttcatatatgGTTGCAAGTACTTCCCATTGTGCTTATGAAATTGTGCATTATGTTTGACTCACTAACAAATTCCACCACTCACCTCAAATCAGGGTGTCATATTAAATATTGTCTTAAAGTTTACTTAGCTTGAAAAATTACTATTACCCTCTTTACTGTGCTCTAAGCTAATAATCAGTGTACCAGGCTAAATTATATTGCAAAGACTTAGAAGtcataaaaatacacattctaGAGATTCTTAAATCCTGAGCCAAAAAGTCATCCTTCAACAGAAAGAGATGCTGCAGCTACATTTACTTGACTATTCAAAAGTGTACAGAGTTTAGTacaataatgtttttaaatacttcatttaCCCAAACATcggggtttttgttttgttagaaGTTTGACTAATGCTATGGTTCTGTATGGAAGTCAGTCAATCAGGAGCTCTTCAATGGAGAGAAGGAACTGCTACTCTGGAAATCCCACTGAAGTGAACAGGAGGAATGGAAATATCAGGTGAAAATATAAGACTGACTGTAGAGTGTATCCAATAACTACTAAAAATACTCACAAGGAAAGAGGTAGAAGCCATAAATGTTCAAACAGCTAAGCAGCTCCACAAGGAGTTGagaatttcatttaaataaatcctATTTTACATGGACTTTGATTACTGAGCAGAGCTTCTCACTCACATTACTCACTGTAATTGCTCATTACAAAGCAGAAGTTagagaaaatactaaaaagCTTCTCAAAAAAGAAAGGTCAAGCACAGCACCGTGTTATGACCGCctgaaaaacccaaagcaaaacacaaactACTTTCTTGAGAAAGCAATTCACttaattctttgaaattttgaagCATCCACTTTCCAAGCTCTCATAAAAACTTAACTGACTATAAAGTACcacaaaactggacacagcaaaATGATTGCAAGTATGAGAGCCTTGGAAAACAGCTCAGGAAAAGTaacatgcacaaaaaaaatcaagccctCAAACCTGgtagcacaaaaaaaaatcaggtgtCTAACTTCGTTTTGTTTCAATGACTGCACTTAATGCAGTGCTTCAAAGAGTCAAAGTTTAAAAGGGCAAACACACTCCTGAAACCCTCCATTTTCCTGTGGGCTTCCACTGACAgaatcccagaaaaaaacactaCAGAAATTTGACCTGCTCAGCAAACAGAATCCATTGTACCCCTACAGTACAAAATCAAATTTCTGGTGGCTGTCAGGGCCAGTCCCAGGGTCAAATCCCATGGTCCAAAACAGAATAACTTGCTCCATCTTCAGATAATCAAGTTCTTTTGACAAGACACAACTTCGAAGTCCTAAGCCCTCAATATTTGACTATTACCTAGTAGTTACAAAAGTGTATTATAGAAGGAATTATAGaaggaataaattttttttgcagatacATCCAAGACATTAATTTACAACGTTTGGGAATGTTTTCGTTAATCACAGTGTAACAACACTTTCCCCATTACCCTGTGATTTTCCTAAGCGCTGTAATTCAATTGGGTAAGTTTCTCATCTTTCTCCATTTTGTacactgctgcttcttttgcaaaATCAGTATTATGTCTAGAACTCACTactctgaaaacatttccacagcatttttatgaattttaattacattacaTCTCAATTAGATGTGAACATGAGAGCCGTCTTAGTCTATTGTACAGctgtaattatttaaaaccaaTAGTAACGGTAAGACTGAAAGTATCTTAGAAAGTATTCCATTGTTTCTCTGAAAGCCTGCTTGGTTGCAGAGCAAAGATAATCAGAGCAATGGGCTACTTGACAGGAGGGCTGTATATGCAGAGCAAGTAAAAAACACCTTTAAGTCAGCTACAACAGATACTATTCTTTGAAGGTATCATTATTTTTGTCACACAAATTAAGCTGTTACCTTAAGCTTtggattttctttgtaaatatttccaATACCCTCTTTATGAAGTACACAATTGCATTATGCCTTACATAAACTGACTTTTATAATCTCTTTAATAATGGACTCCCCCGACAATTCAAAGACAATTAAGCATTTGTCTTGGAATGGCTACCTCAGTTCTCAAGACAGCTAACTTCAGTAGAAACAAGCTCAATACTTGCTCAGaatattcatttaaattacagaaatgcTCCTTCAAAAAGAAGCTCATTTGAACACCAATTCTTGTTTCAACAAATTTAGAAGTAAGGTAattcaaaaatactttatatAAGGATGCTAAGAACATAACTAGGCTAACAGAACAACCTCGATTTTGTACTTCTTCTACAGTTGTACCATGTATGAGATTATATCCCCTTAGACACCAGTCAGAATAAAAGCATTCCCAAAAAAGCCCCCAATAAAATGAGGAGAATTAATAAAGTCTTCctcattctttaaaaatgcagtatcAAACAAGATATTTCTTATTCGGACAAAAACAGTGACTGAGTCAACATCACAAGTGAACATACTTTTAGAGAATGAGCATTTTAAACAATGTTACGATTTAATATGAAGAAAGTTCTTtccacagcaaagcaaaataaacaagcagCTGCCCTACCCAGAAAGGGGAAAGGGCAAcacggtgtccccagggctcgGCTCCCATCAGAAGGAGCCCTTTTCAAATACCTGATTCAAAACACCACCAAGACCTTTTACCAAGCTGGTATTTATAGTAATGTCAAACCTAGAGAGGCATCATTTTGGAGGGTAAAAAAAGTCTGAGCCACATAAAATACTCTTCTAGAGTTGAAGAGTATTAAGCTTAATGAAACATTATCACATTATCAGATGACTGATCagttagaaaatatttccaaattacAAGCAAAACAGCATTAACAAGCCTAAACATGTCTAGCACATCGTATGAAACAGATTGCTGTTATTACCAGCTTGGAGTCCTCTGGTTTGCATAAATCCTGgtacatatttttgtttaggGAGGTCACATTTCTAAGCCTGTACTTTGCATAGCATCTGGAATTCCTGCTTCTTTATTCCTCATTACATAATCAAAAAGCTGAATTCCAGATAATTTTGTAATTCATGGGGAGCACACCAGTCTCCCTGTTAAAGCCAAAGTTCTAGTGAGGTACATAAGCATTTAACATCAACATTAGAAAACCTccaggaaatattaaaaataactacAGAGTGTCTCTCCAGGCAGAATTGCTTTGACAGCACAGCTCTTTCACCACTGCTGTTCTacagccccacagagcaggTGCTCCCCATTGCTGGCAGGACAGGAGGGCAAGGAGAGGTACTGAGGAATCCTATCTGGGTGTTGCTTTTACACTGTGTTTGAGTCAGAAAACAGGTGACTGCACCCCCATTGATATGGAAGGGCTGTAAATACAGGAATAAAGTGAATGTAATTGAAGCATACCTAATGAATGCAGCAAGCAGACTAATGCTAGGGTGAGTGCAATCATGCAGGGAGACCCTGAAACATCTCATATCAGACATGTAAGGGAAGAATTTTAATATGGTAGAACACTTGTATCAAACTCACACTGTACGTAATACTCAGAAGAAAACCAAGTTTTTCACGGAAACTATAAAGCAAATTTGTTCTTTGTGAATCTAAACTGTGAATAATGGCAAGTTTTAGACATAACTTTGACTATTATGTAATACTATTATGACTATCAATGtcatcagaagaaaaaacaaaactacatACCAAGGTCTTAAATATTGTAAAAGGGAAACAAAGAGTCTTACCCCAGAGATAAGAAATACTTTACAGAAGTCCAAAACAGGTAAAATCTGCAAAAAACTGGCAGCTTCCAGAGTATCCTGAAGGTTGTCCATGTTAAGGGAAAGTTTCGCAGTATAGATGAAATCGATGATCTTCTTTAGGCCTATTTTGTTCACACCATGAAGCTTAATGCACATTAAATCTTGTTCCTTCATTCCTCCTGAAATACAGATGCAGGTAAATGCATGTGATCATTTTGACAGGgttgaaattatttcataaattcAGAGATAActaaaacacaatttaaaattttaattttaaaaccccGTATgcaagcagagagagaaatgtttAGTCCACAGCGTTGTTTGCAATCTTGTGCTCATGTACACACAGCACTTTTATGTCTGAGTGTCTGAATGAGAGAAATTTAGAGACAGCAGTACATGGCTTTAATAAAAACACCACCTGTGAACATGGCCTTGAAGTAATCACTTGCAGAAGCCATCATTGCTCTGTGGACAGGAAACACCTCATCACCATCTCCAGGAACAAGTGTCACATCACAGAGCAAACCTTCCACTCGCAGTTGGTCGAAGccctgcaggaaaagcacaatGTAAAGCATCCCTTTGAtttgggaggagagcaggaacctcttttatttcccttatgtaaatatttatttatttttacatacatCTGTACTATAGGTCGAAAAAGTGACAAAGAAATAATATGCCAtcttaaaaacattatttgtaGTATGTTTAATGATCATTATTCATTGAAAACAAGCAGAATAATCATTTTCTAGACACAGCTGATGAAAGGCCTCACAGTACATGAGGCCTTAGAAAGAagttttattcaaataattaaGTTATTTTCAGGAAAGAGTTTCTTCTGTAAGTTTCACAATAGCAGTTGTTTCAGGTAGGGACTGCTATCTTCTTTAGATCTACTAGAAAGG
The genomic region above belongs to Sylvia atricapilla isolate bSylAtr1 chromosome Z, bSylAtr1.pri, whole genome shotgun sequence and contains:
- the KLHL13 gene encoding kelch-like protein 13 isoform X6; its protein translation is MKVSLGSSDMGVSAHLQSSKTGTTRFFTSNTHSSVVLQGFDQLRVEGLLCDVTLVPGDGDEVFPVHRAMMASASDYFKAMFTGGMKEQDLMCIKLHGVNKIGLKKIIDFIYTAKLSLNMDNLQDTLEAASFLQILPVLDFCKVFLISGVSLENCVEVGRIANTYNLTEVDKYVNNFILKNFPALLSTGEFVKLPFERLAFVLSSNSLKHCTELELFKAACRWLRYEEPRMEYAAKLMKNIRFPLMTPQDLINYVQTVDFMRTDNTCVNLLLEASNYQMMPYMQPVMQSERTAIRSDSTHLVTLGGVLRQQLVVSKELRMYDEKAHEWKSLAPMDAPRYQHGIAVIGNFLYVVGGQSNYDTKGKTAVDTVFRFDPRYNKWMQVASLNEKRTFFHLSALKGHLYAVGGRNAAGELATVECYNPRMNEWSYVAKMNEPHYGHAGTVYGGLMYISGGITHDTFQKELMCFDPDTDKWTQKAPMTTVRGLHCMCTVGDKLYVIGGNHFRGTSDYDDVLSCEYYSPTLDQWTPIAAMLRGQSDVGVAVFENKIYVVGGYSWNNRCMVEIVQKYDPEKDEWHKVFDLPESLGGIRACTLTVFPPEDNTGSPSRESPLSAP
- the KLHL13 gene encoding kelch-like protein 13 isoform X3, which translates into the protein MNLMSSTPVLRSCFQVHEEQRRYFRLSEMMWRDSLSLVEEEDPHMKVSLGSSDMGVSAHLQSSKTGTTRFFTSNTHSSVVLQGFDQLRVEGLLCDVTLVPGDGDEVFPVHRAMMASASDYFKAMFTGGMKEQDLMCIKLHGVNKIGLKKIIDFIYTAKLSLNMDNLQDTLEAASFLQILPVLDFCKVFLISGVSLENCVEVGRIANTYNLTEVDKYVNNFILKNFPALLSTGEFVKLPFERLAFVLSSNSLKHCTELELFKAACRWLRYEEPRMEYAAKLMKNIRFPLMTPQDLINYVQTVDFMRTDNTCVNLLLEASNYQMMPYMQPVMQSERTAIRSDSTHLVTLGGVLRQQLVVSKELRMYDEKAHEWKSLAPMDAPRYQHGIAVIGNFLYVVGGQSNYDTKGKTAVDTVFRFDPRYNKWMQVASLNEKRTFFHLSALKGHLYAVGGRNAAGELATVECYNPRMNEWSYVAKMNEPHYGHAGTVYGGLMYISGGITHDTFQKELMCFDPDTDKWTQKAPMTTVRGLHCMCTVGDKLYVIGGNHFRGTSDYDDVLSCEYYSPTLDQWTPIAAMLRGQSDVGVAVFENKIYVVGGYSWNNRCMVEIVQKYDPEKDEWHKVFDLPESLGGIRACTLTVFPPEDNTGSPSRESPLSAP
- the KLHL13 gene encoding kelch-like protein 13 isoform X1, with product MNLMSSTPVLRSCFQMSKLTWTTWEWRNIALGSCHEHKEQPNACKQEALFLLLCSFISVILPEKVHEEQRRYFRLSEMMWRDSLSLVEEEDPHMKVSLGSSDMGVSAHLQSSKTGTTRFFTSNTHSSVVLQGFDQLRVEGLLCDVTLVPGDGDEVFPVHRAMMASASDYFKAMFTGGMKEQDLMCIKLHGVNKIGLKKIIDFIYTAKLSLNMDNLQDTLEAASFLQILPVLDFCKVFLISGVSLENCVEVGRIANTYNLTEVDKYVNNFILKNFPALLSTGEFVKLPFERLAFVLSSNSLKHCTELELFKAACRWLRYEEPRMEYAAKLMKNIRFPLMTPQDLINYVQTVDFMRTDNTCVNLLLEASNYQMMPYMQPVMQSERTAIRSDSTHLVTLGGVLRQQLVVSKELRMYDEKAHEWKSLAPMDAPRYQHGIAVIGNFLYVVGGQSNYDTKGKTAVDTVFRFDPRYNKWMQVASLNEKRTFFHLSALKGHLYAVGGRNAAGELATVECYNPRMNEWSYVAKMNEPHYGHAGTVYGGLMYISGGITHDTFQKELMCFDPDTDKWTQKAPMTTVRGLHCMCTVGDKLYVIGGNHFRGTSDYDDVLSCEYYSPTLDQWTPIAAMLRGQSDVGVAVFENKIYVVGGYSWNNRCMVEIVQKYDPEKDEWHKVFDLPESLGGIRACTLTVFPPEDNTGSPSRESPLSAP
- the KLHL13 gene encoding kelch-like protein 13 isoform X5, with the protein product MMWRDSLSLVEEEDPHMKVSLGSSDMGVSAHLQSSKTGTTRFFTSNTHSSVVLQGFDQLRVEGLLCDVTLVPGDGDEVFPVHRAMMASASDYFKAMFTGGMKEQDLMCIKLHGVNKIGLKKIIDFIYTAKLSLNMDNLQDTLEAASFLQILPVLDFCKVFLISGVSLENCVEVGRIANTYNLTEVDKYVNNFILKNFPALLSTGEFVKLPFERLAFVLSSNSLKHCTELELFKAACRWLRYEEPRMEYAAKLMKNIRFPLMTPQDLINYVQTVDFMRTDNTCVNLLLEASNYQMMPYMQPVMQSERTAIRSDSTHLVTLGGVLRQQLVVSKELRMYDEKAHEWKSLAPMDAPRYQHGIAVIGNFLYVVGGQSNYDTKGKTAVDTVFRFDPRYNKWMQVASLNEKRTFFHLSALKGHLYAVGGRNAAGELATVECYNPRMNEWSYVAKMNEPHYGHAGTVYGGLMYISGGITHDTFQKELMCFDPDTDKWTQKAPMTTVRGLHCMCTVGDKLYVIGGNHFRGTSDYDDVLSCEYYSPTLDQWTPIAAMLRGQSDVGVAVFENKIYVVGGYSWNNRCMVEIVQKYDPEKDEWHKVFDLPESLGGIRACTLTVFPPEDNTGSPSRESPLSAP
- the KLHL13 gene encoding kelch-like protein 13 isoform X7; this encodes MLRFISHLYCCSSKEECSEDDKCILSRSLVEEEDPHMKVSLGSSDMGVSAHLQSSKTGTTRFFTSNTHSSVVLQGFDQLRVEGLLCDVTLVPGDGDEVFPVHRAMMASASDYFKAMFTGGMKEQDLMCIKLHGVNKIGLKKIIDFIYTAKLSLNMDNLQDTLEAASFLQILPVLDFCKVFLISGVSLENCVEVGRIANTYNLTEVDKYVNNFILKNFPALLSTGEFVKLPFERLAFVLSSNSLKHCTELELFKAACRWLRYEEPRMEYAAKLMKNIRFPLMTPQDLINYVQTVDFMRTDNTCVNLLLEASNYQMMPYMQPVMQSERTAIRSDSTHLVTLGGVLRQQLVVSKELRMYDEKAHEWKSLAPMDAPRYQHGIAVIGNFLYVVGGQSNYDTKGKTAVDTVFRFDPRYNKWMQVASLNEKRTFFHLSALKGHLYAVGGRNAAGELATVECYNPRMNEWSYVAKMNEPHYGHAGTVYGGLMYISGGITHDTFQKELMCFDPDTDKWTQKAPMTTVRGLHCMCTVGDKLYVIGGNHFRGTSDYDDVLSCEYYSPTLDQWTPIAAMLRGQSDVGVAVFENKIYVVGGYSWNNRCMVEIVQKYDPEKDEWHKVFDLPESLGGIRACTLTVFPPEDNTGSPSRESPLSAP
- the KLHL13 gene encoding kelch-like protein 13 isoform X2; this translates as MNLMSSTPVLRSCFQMSKLTWTTWEWRNIALGSCHEQSLVEEEDPHMKVSLGSSDMGVSAHLQSSKTGTTRFFTSNTHSSVVLQGFDQLRVEGLLCDVTLVPGDGDEVFPVHRAMMASASDYFKAMFTGGMKEQDLMCIKLHGVNKIGLKKIIDFIYTAKLSLNMDNLQDTLEAASFLQILPVLDFCKVFLISGVSLENCVEVGRIANTYNLTEVDKYVNNFILKNFPALLSTGEFVKLPFERLAFVLSSNSLKHCTELELFKAACRWLRYEEPRMEYAAKLMKNIRFPLMTPQDLINYVQTVDFMRTDNTCVNLLLEASNYQMMPYMQPVMQSERTAIRSDSTHLVTLGGVLRQQLVVSKELRMYDEKAHEWKSLAPMDAPRYQHGIAVIGNFLYVVGGQSNYDTKGKTAVDTVFRFDPRYNKWMQVASLNEKRTFFHLSALKGHLYAVGGRNAAGELATVECYNPRMNEWSYVAKMNEPHYGHAGTVYGGLMYISGGITHDTFQKELMCFDPDTDKWTQKAPMTTVRGLHCMCTVGDKLYVIGGNHFRGTSDYDDVLSCEYYSPTLDQWTPIAAMLRGQSDVGVAVFENKIYVVGGYSWNNRCMVEIVQKYDPEKDEWHKVFDLPESLGGIRACTLTVFPPEDNTGSPSRESPLSAP